In the Mytilus trossulus isolate FHL-02 chromosome 1, PNRI_Mtr1.1.1.hap1, whole genome shotgun sequence genome, one interval contains:
- the LOC134709528 gene encoding uncharacterized protein LOC134709528 produces the protein MNSPISAFERAQVMNRSDTFILNRYGRALWNLSEQHRAPKDKKDLLHKAQRLLSSSIEESSLNWFGYSTRMIVRKDLGQMYFGYNKPKARTYFELAVQDGYQCFISKGTPRSICQLVEICQFLAKFPDIRQYGFIYVKEFQKRYLLNALDYLHFGLQQGGPTNYFLAYHMGTVLYDLDEIKSAVDWMKRAVSLSNTKSNIALKLICQYMLRRYINEVDEKPNVVYLLKEFVFTMMKGKEKYEKIIDVYKFIFKHEKEAFMRVIADIFKIPHILDGPRVTLITECVHTCTSMLTNDIENLDIFNEYIRTVSDLKLMDDIEPQLEERSQSNSVPVGPENNSSSEGFVYDFFVSHSHKDADWVLSRLVADLESAFTEDDVVLRGCIADRDFEPGKFIFENIENSLRKSSKIILVMTNHFVSSYWCQFETNQALLESMESRKDCIIPLCLEECDIPDKLRHITYADFTNDDDYIFEIMKLKRALLPE, from the exons ATGAATAGTCCTATTTCAGCATTCGAGAGGGCGCAAGTAATGAATAGAAGTgacacatttattttgaatcGTTATGGAAGAGCATTATGGAATTTATCAGAACAGCATCGTGCaccaaaagataaaaaagattTGCTCCACAAAGCTCAACGGTTATTGTCAAGTTCTATAGAAGAAAGTTCTTTAAACTGGTTTGGTTATAGCACAAGAATGATAGTCAGAAAAGACCTTGGACAGATGTATTTTGGATATAATAAACCAAAAGCAAGAACTTATTTTGAACTAGCTGTCCAAGATGGTTACCAATGCTTTATTTCAAAAGGAACACCTAGATCAATATGCCAGCTTGTCGAAATATGTCAGTTTTTAGCAAAGTTTCCAGACATACGGCAATACGGATTCATATATgttaaagaatttcaaaaaaggTATTTACTTAATGCTTTAGATTACCTTCACTTTGGACTCCAACAAGGCGGTCCAACTAACTACTTTCTCGCCTATCATATGGGAACTGTGTTATACGACTTAGATGAGATTAAATCTGCAGTTGACTGGATGAAGAGAGCAGTGTCTTTATCAAATACTAAATCAAATATTGCTCTAAAGCTTATATGTCAATACATGTTAAGAAGATACATTAACGAGGTAGATGAAAAACCAAATGTAGTTTATCTATTGAAAGAGTTCGTGTTTACAATGatgaaagggaaagaaaaatatgaaaagatcatagatgtatataaatttattttcaaacacgAGAAAGAGGCTTTTATGCGAGTAATTGCTGACATTTTCAAGATACCACATATATTAGACGGCCCCAGGGTAACGTTGATTACAGAATGCGTACACACTTGTACTTCTATGTTGACGAATGATATAGAGAATTTAGACATTTTCAATGAATACATAAGAACAGTCTCAGACCTTAAACTTATGGACGATATTGAACCACAGTTGGAAGAAAGGTCTCAATCGAATTCAGTTCCAGTTGGACCAGAAAACAACAGTTCATCAGAAGGATTTGTATACGACTTCTTTGTCTCACATAGTCATAAAGATGCTGACTGGGTCTTGAGCCGACTTGTAGCTGATTTAGAATCAGCTTTCACAGAGGACGATGTCGTCCTTAGGG GTTGTATAGCAGATCGAGATTTTGAACCTGGtaaattcatatttgaaaatattgaaaattctcTCAGGAAAAGTTCAAAGATTATATTGGTTATGACAAATCATTTTGTTAGTAGCTACTGGTGTCAGTTTGAAACCAATCAAGCGTTACTTGAGTCAATGGAATCTAGAAAAGACTGTATCATTCCACTTTGTCTGGAGGAGTGTGATATTCCCGATAAACTGAGACATATAACATACGCTGATTTTACTAATGATGATgactatatttttgaaattatgaaaCTTAAAAGAGCCCTTCTGCCTGAATGA
- the LOC134682278 gene encoding uncharacterized protein LOC134682278, which translates to MVDKATTITLAVVIPLVVIVVVVVIVYLSRKYIKFYRFRKKKNFQEVSFRDNPVMTGKLPDTPRNSAIVDVELGNHNDSYVTSDMTDNENETSFTCKIQPETQSAGMHIERVVYDTMSVNQEEDCAKTVNGSENVDKSVNDRTDEQELIADKCCSEKETAEETKDEKTISDEKKNQESTSKQYIVDDELSCQQVDAKQTVNDDVCDEQDNVEISASDEDLVSCENVNTEIDSNDDVSGQQVSSKQPVNDDLSGQQVNATITVNTDVSGQEGNSKQPVNDDMSGQQIDSKQHVNDGVSAQKVIATQPVNDAMSGQQGSSKPVNDEVSGQQVNSKQSDKDDVSAEQVISKQAFNDEVSVQQDKLEQTANNEASKNTSNIEHTVSNNILLKKSESDQGQISSKDNTALSHDHKIDKTIEKALENQDNEITDDKLPASEDDAVVTAPTYYIDDKNMHDIPL; encoded by the exons ATGGTGGACAAAGCAACAACTATCACCCTTGCTGTTGTGATTCCATTGGTTGTCATTGTTGTTGTTGTCGTCATAGTGTATCTGTCcagaaaatacattaaattttaCAG gTTTCGAAAGAAAAAGAATTTCCAGGAAGTTAGTTTTAGAGATAATCCG GTAATGACTGGTAAACTACCTGATACACCTCGAAATTCTGCGATAGTCGATGTTGAGTTAGGCAACCACAATGACAGCTACGTAACCTCAGACATGACGGATAATGAAAACGAGACTTCTTTTACATGCAAGATCCAACCAGAAACCCAATCAGCGGGGATGCATATTGAACGTGTTGTTTACGATACAATGAGTGTTAACCAAGAGGAAGATTGTGCAAAAACTGTTAACGGAAGTGAGAATGTTGACAAAAGTGTTAACGATAGAACGGATGAACAAGAATTAATTGCCGATAAATGTTGTAGCGAAAAAGAGACAGCAGAAGAAACCAAAGATGAAAAAACTATTTCCGATGAAAAGAAAAACCAAGAATCTACTTCTAAGCAGTACATTGTTGACGATGAATTGTCTTGTCAACAAGTTGATGCTAAACAAACTGTCAACGATGACGTCTGTGATGAACAAGATAATGTGGAAATAAGTGCAAGTGATGAAGACTTAGTGTCTTGTGAAAACGTAAATACTGAAATAGACAGTAACGATGATGTTTCTGGTCAACAAGTTAGTTCTAAACAACCTGTTAACGATGATTTGTCTGGTCAACAAGTTAATGCCACAATAACTGTTAACACTGACGTGTCTGGTCAAGAAGGTAATTCTAAACAACCTGTTAACGATGATATGTCTGGTCAACAAATTGATTCTAAACAACATGTTAACGATGGCGTGTCTGCTCAAAAGGTTATTGCTACACAACCTGTTAACGATGCTATGTCTGGTCAACAAGGTAGTTCTAAACCTGTTAACGATGAAGTGTCTGGTCAACAAGTCAATTCTAAACAATCTGATAAAGATGACGTGTCTGCTGAAcaagtcatttcaaaacaagCTTTTAACGATGAAGTGTCTGTTCAACAAGATAAGTTAGAGCAGACAGCTAACAATGAAGCCTCCAAGAATACTTCTAACATTGAACACACAGTGTCGAACAATATTCTGCTTAAAAAATCAGAAAGTGATCAAGGACAAATTTCTAGTAAAGACAACACAGCGCTATCACATGATCACAAGATAGACAAAACAATCGAGAAAGCCTTAGAAAATCAAGATAATGAAATAACTGATGACAAATTACCCGCTTCAGAAGACGATGCAGTTGTGACTGCCCCAACGTACTATATTGACGATAAAAATATGCATGACATTCCGTTGTAG
- the LOC134688304 gene encoding uncharacterized protein LOC134688304 → MAEHVAIEPGLTNLNLNIAFENDMHLIADSVEDLNKRLTEEHTIVHNVLKNMIAILKSKSSRGKIESREYLENILRRDPRNLNALADIEQLSRTFHRTTDADQYKSRLENILQGQTANDLRTKAICLMEQGYAILNEESANIEHISKNRLYESYRMLLSEHKKGTGRRKDYLKCCVYHNKQALSNLQLAIECKRQSEMLTRKITALEKFEQAKSLFDVTVENIVWTFYIGVALNRKYDSIKDLSSEDGRDRFQEEKDITLEAAEIFWKISTNKVTMNQNFTIYQARSFALIGHILIRRNKYFLISDENHTFISDQLFQIFMNSPISAFERARVMYRSDSFILNRYGRALWNLSEQHRAQKDKKKLLHEAQKLLSSSINKTSLNWFAYDTRMVVRKDLGQVYFRYNKQKARTYFELAVQDGYQCFISKGTPRSICQLVEICQFLAKFPDIREYGSKYVNKYKKGYLLNALDYLNFGLQQSGPTNYFLSYHMATVLYDLDEIKSAVDWMKRAVSLSNTNSNMALKLACRYMLKRYINEVDAQPNAVYLLKEFVFTMMKGKEKYGMIQDVYKFIFKHEKEAFMRVIADIFKIPHILDGSRVKLITECVHTCTPLLMNDIENLGIFNEYIRTVADLKLMDDVEPQLKEKSHLNSVPVGPENNSSSEGFVYDFFVSHSHKDADWVLSRLVADLESAFTEDDVVFRGCIADRDFEPGKFIFENIENALRKSSKILLVMTKHFVSSYWCQFETNQALLESMEYRKDCIIPLCLEECDIPDKLRQITYADFTNDDDYISEIMKLKRALLPE, encoded by the exons ATGGCAGAACATGTGGCAATTGAACCAGGACTCACAAACTTGAACTTAAATATCGCATTTGAAAACGATATGCACTTAATCGCAGATTCTGTAGAAGACTTGAACAAACGTCTAACTGAGGAACACACCATAGttcataatgttttaaaaaacatgatCGCCATATTGAAAAGCAAGTCATCTCGTGGAAAGATCGAATCAAGAGAATATCTAGAGAATATCCTAAGGCGCGATCCCAGAAACCTAAATGCATTAGCAGATATCGAGCAACTCAGTCGTACTTTCCATAGAACTACAGATGCAGATCAGTATAAATCAAGGctagaaaatattttgcaaGGCCAAACTGCTAATGATCTTCGCACAAAAGCAATATGCTTAATGGAACAAGGATATGCAATTTTGAATGAAGAATCTGCAAACATCGAACACATTTCTAAAAATAGGCTTTATGAAAGCTATAGGATGTTATTATCAGAACATAAAAAGGGAACAGGGCGAAGGAAAGATTATCTAAAATGCTGTGTTTATCACAATAAACAAGCATTGAGTAATTTGCAATTGGCCATTGAATGTAAACGCCAAAGTGAAATGCTTACTAGGAAAATAACAGCTCTTGAGAAATTTGAGCAGGCCAAAAGCTTGTTTGACGTTACAGTTGAGAACATAGTTTGGACTTTTTACATAGGTGTAGCACTCAACAGAAAATACGATTCCATTAAAGATTTAAGTTCAGAAGATGGTAGAGATAGGTTTCAAGAAGAGAAAGACATCACTCTTGAAGCAGctgaaatattttggaaaataagTACGAATAAAGTTACAATGAACCAAAATTTTACTATATATCAAGCAAGGTCATTTGCACTTATTGGACACATTCTCATCCgacgaaacaaatattttctgattTCTGATGAAAATCATACGTTTATCAGTGATCAGctctttcaaatttttatgaataGTCCTATTTCAGCATTCGAGAGGGCGCGGGTAATGTATAGAAGTGACTCATTTATTTTGAATCGTTATGGAAGAGCATTATGGAATTTATCAGAACAGCATCGTgcacaaaaagataaaaaaaaattgctccACGAAGCTCAAAAGTTATTGTCAAGTTCTATAAATAAAACTTCGTTAAACTGGTTTGCTTATGACACCAGAATGGTAGTCAGAAAAGACCTCGGACAGGTGTATTTTCGATATAATAAACAGAAAGCAAGAACTTATTTTGAACTTGCTGTCCAAGATGGTTACCAATGCTTTATTTCGAAAGGAACACCTAGATCAATATGCCAGCTTGTCgaaatttgtcagtttctagCAAAGTTTCCAGACATACGGGAATATGGATCAAAATAcgttaacaaatataaaaaaggttaTTTACTCAATGCTTTAGATTACCTAAACTTTGGACTCCAACAAAGCGGTCCCACTAACTACTTTCTCTCATATCATATGGCAACCGTGTTGTATGACTTAGATGAGATAAAATCTGCCGTTGACTGGATGAAGCGAGCTGTGTCTTTATCTAATACAAATTCTAATATGGCGCTGAAACTTGCTTGTCGATACAtgttaaaaagatatattaacGAAGTAGATGCACAACCCAATGCAGTTTATCTATTGAAAGAGTTCGTGTTTACAATGATGAAAGGGAAAGAGAAATATGGAATGATCCAAgatgtatataaatttattttcaaacacgAGAAAGAGGCTTTTATGAGAGTAATCGCTGACATTTTCAAGATACCACATATATTAGACGGCTCCAGGGTAAAGTTAATTACAGAATGCGTACACACTTGTACTCCTTTATTGATGAATGATATAGAAAATTTAGGCATTTTCAATGAATACATAAGAACAGTCGCAGACCTTAAACTTATGGACGATGTTGAACCACAGTTAAAAGAAAAGTCTCATTTAAATTCAGTTCCTGTTGGACCAGAAAACAACAGTTCATCAGAAGGATTTGTCTACGACTTCTTTGTCTCACATAGTCATAAAGATGCTGACTGGGTCTTGAGTCGACTTGTAGCTGATTTGGAATCAGCTTTCACAGAGGACGATGTAGTCTTTAGGG GTTGTATAGCAGATCGAGATTTTGAACCTGGTAAATTCATTTTCGAAAATATTGAAAACGCTCTCAGGAAAAGTTCAAAGATATTATTGGTTATGACCAAACATTTTGTTAGCAGCTACTGGTGTCAGTTTGAAACCAATCAAGCGTTACTTGAGTCAATGGAATATAGAAAAGACTGTATCATTCCACTTTGTCTTGAGGAGTGTGATATTCCTGATAAACTAAGACAAATAACATACGCTGATTTTACCAATGATGATGACtatatttctgaaattatgAAACTTAAAAGAGCTCTTCTGCCTGAATAA